TCTGCCTGAGGACGGGGGCGCCTTCATGCGGCCCCCACACCCATCATCccaccgccaccgccgccgccgcctccgagCTCCGCGCGCTGCGCCCCAGCCCCAGCAGGGCACTCAACTTTGGAAGTCCCGCGACGCTCCGAGAGGCGGCAGAGTCCGCACCGTGGCCCCAACCCGGGCCCCGCCGGCCCCGCCGCGTCTGGGGGAAGCGAGAGAGTCGGTGTTCGCTTCGGAGATGTAAGGAGAGAGACGCAGGACCCCAAGCCAGCATCAGCACCCCTCGGCTGCCTCCTGGGTTGGGGGCGGGCCCCGCACACGGTAAGACCTCTTGCTTTCGCTCAGGCTCAAGAGTCAAAGATATATAAACAGATATATTTAATTTCCTATTATCTTTCCAAGTCATCAGGCCACCGATGATTTTTGTTCTCTCTTCTTGAAGAATAAATCTCTCTTTCGCCATCGGTTCGACCTACTCTCTCCCGCCGCTTAGAAATAAAACTTGGCTGTATCTAGGAGCTGGGAGCGAGAAGGCGCCGACCCCGAGCGCCCGAAGCGCGCGGACCGGGTGCGGTTCGCGGGAGCCGGGCCCATGGGCCGCTAGCGGTCCCCCAGCTCGGGGCCCGGCCTCCCTGAGGCCCCTTCTCCATGTGAGGTGCGGCGGGGCGAGCGGGGCgcgagaggaagaggaggacccACGGGCACCGGGCCGGAAGGCAGCTGGCAGCAGGCCCAGGCGAGTGGGCACCCGCGTTCATGTTCCGCCAGGAGCAGCCGCTGGCCGAGGGCAGCTTCGCGCCCATGGGCTCCCTGCAGCCGGACGCGGGCAACGCGAGCTGGAACGGGACCGAGGCCCCGGGGGGCGGCGCCCGGGCCACCCCCTACTCCCTGCAGGTGACGCTGACGCTGGTGTGCCTGGCCGGCCTGCTCATGCTGTTCACGGTGTTCGGTAACGTGCTTGTCATCATTGCTGTGTTCACAAGCCGCGCGCTCAAGGCGCCCCAGAATCTCTTCCTGGTGTCTCTGGCTTCGGCGGACATCCTGGTGGCCACGCTTGTCATCCCTTTCTCGCTGGCCAACGAGGTCATGGGCTACTGGTACTTCGGCAAGGCGTGGTGTGAGATCTACCTGGCGCTCGACGTGCTCTTCTGCACGTCTTCCATAGTGCACCTGTGCGCCATCAGCCTGGATCGTTACTGGTCCATCACCCAGGCCATAGAGTACAACCTGAAACGCACGCCGCGCCGCATCAAGGCCATCATCGTCACGGTGTGGGTCATCTCGGCCGTCATCTCCTTCCCCCCGCTCATTTCCTTCGAGAAGAAGAGAGGCAGGAGTGGCCAGCCGTCCGCCGAACCGCGCTGTGAGATCAACGACCAGAAGTGGTACGTCATCTCGTCGAGCATCGGCTCCTTCTTCGCGCCCTGCCTGATCATGATCCTGGTCTACGTGCGCATCTACCAGATCGCCAAGCGCCGCACCCGCGTGCCGCCCAGTCGCCGGGGTCCCGATGCCACCGCCGCCGAGCTGCCAGGGGGCGCCGAGCGCAGGCCCAACGGCTTGGGCCCGGAGCGCGGCGGCGTGGGCCCCGTGGGCGCCGAGGTCGAGTCGCTGCAGGTGCAGCTCAATGGTGCCCCGGGGGAGCCCGGGCCCGCAGGGCGGCCGGACGCCGACGCGCTGGACCTAGAGGAGAGCTCCTCGTCTGAGCACGCTGAGCGGCCCCCGGGGTCCCGCAGGTCGGAGCGCGGGCCCCGGGCCAAGGGCAAGGCCCGGGCGAGCCAGGTGAAGCCCGGGGACAGCCTGCCGCGGCGCGGGCCGGGGGCGACGGGGCCGGGGGCACCCGCGGCGGGGCCCGCGGAGGAGCGCTCCGGCGGGGCCGCCAAGGCGTCGCGCTGGCGCGGGCGGCAGAACCGCGAGAAGCGCTTCACCTTCGTGCTGGCGGTGGTCATCGGCGTGTTCGTGGTGTGCTGGTTCCCCTTCTTCTTCACCTACACGCTCACGGCCATCGGCTGCCCCGTGCCGCCCACGCTCTTCAAGTTCTTCTTCTGGTTCGGCTACTGCAACAGCTCGCTGAACCCGGTCATATACACCATCTTCAATCAC
The Budorcas taxicolor isolate Tak-1 chromosome 23, Takin1.1, whole genome shotgun sequence genome window above contains:
- the ADRA2A gene encoding alpha-2A adrenergic receptor, with amino-acid sequence MFRQEQPLAEGSFAPMGSLQPDAGNASWNGTEAPGGGARATPYSLQVTLTLVCLAGLLMLFTVFGNVLVIIAVFTSRALKAPQNLFLVSLASADILVATLVIPFSLANEVMGYWYFGKAWCEIYLALDVLFCTSSIVHLCAISLDRYWSITQAIEYNLKRTPRRIKAIIVTVWVISAVISFPPLISFEKKRGRSGQPSAEPRCEINDQKWYVISSSIGSFFAPCLIMILVYVRIYQIAKRRTRVPPSRRGPDATAAELPGGAERRPNGLGPERGGVGPVGAEVESLQVQLNGAPGEPGPAGRPDADALDLEESSSSEHAERPPGSRRSERGPRAKGKARASQVKPGDSLPRRGPGATGPGAPAAGPAEERSGGAAKASRWRGRQNREKRFTFVLAVVIGVFVVCWFPFFFTYTLTAIGCPVPPTLFKFFFWFGYCNSSLNPVIYTIFNHDFRRAFKKILCRGDRKRIV